From the genome of Perca fluviatilis chromosome 1, GENO_Pfluv_1.0, whole genome shotgun sequence, one region includes:
- the pou4f2 gene encoding POU domain, class 4, transcription factor 2, translated as MMMMSLNSKQPFAMAHASLPEPKYSLHSSSSNSNAPSSSCSSSRHSNTIISSSGSSSEAMRRACLPTPPSNIFGGLDESLLARAEALAAVDIVSQTKSHHHPPHHSPFKPDATYHTMNTLPCTSSSSSSSSVPISHPSALSGHHHHHHHHHHHQPHQALEGDLLDHITPGLTLGAMAGPDGSVVSTAAHPAHMAGMNHMHQAAINMAHAHGLQQHMGMSDVDADPRDLEAFAERFKQRRIKLGVTQADVGSALASLKIPGVGSLSQSTICRFESLTLSHNNMIALKPILQAWLEEAEKSHREKLNKPELFNGAEKKRKRTSIAAPEKRSLEAYFAIQPRPSSEKIAAIAEKLDLKKNVVRVWFCNQRQKQKRMKYSACV; from the exons atgatgatgatgtctcTGAACAGCAAGCAGCCTTTTGCCATGGCTCACGCCAGCTTGCCCGAACCCAAGTACTCGTTGCATTCCTCATCCTCCAATTCCAATGCACCCTCATCGTCCTGCTCGTCCTCCCGACACAGCAACaccatcatcagcagcagcggcagcagctcGGAGGCTATGCGCAGAGCCTGTCTCCCAACCCCACCG AGCAATATATTCGGAGGCTTGGATGAGAGTTTGTTGGCCCGGGCTGAAGCTCTAGCGGCGGTGGATATAGTCTCGCAGACCAAGAGCCACCACCACCCTCCACATCACAGTCCCTTCAAGCCGGACGCAACCTACCACACCATGAACACTCTCCCCTGCACctcgtcttcctcctcctcctcctcggtgCCTATTTCTCATCCGTCCGCCTTGTCCGgacaccaccatcaccaccaccatcaccaccatcaccaGCCTCACCAGGCACTGGAGGGGGACCTGCTGGACCACATCACCCCGGGACTGACACTAGGAGCCATGGCAGGGCCGGATGGCTCGGTGGTTTCCACGGCTGCGCACCCTGCCCACATGGCGGGCATGAACCACATGCACCAGGCAGCCATCAACATGGCTCACGCCCACGGGCTACAACAGCACATGGGCATGAGCGACGTGGACGCCGATCCAAGGGACTTGGAAGCCTTCGCAGAGAGGTTTAAGCAGAGACGGATCAAACTCGGGGTTACCCAGGCGGATGTAGGGTCAGCTTTAGCCAGCCTGAAGATTCCTGGGGTGGGCTCCCTCAGCCAGAGCACCATCTGCCGATTCGAGTCCCTCACGCTCTCTCACAACAACATGATTGCTTTGAAGCCCATCCTGCAAGCTTGGCTAGAAGAAGCCGAGAAATCACACAGGGAGAAACTTAATAAACCCGAGTTGTTCAACGGCgcggagaagaagaggaagcgCACGTCGATAGCCGCGCCAGAGAAGAGATCACTGGAGGCCTATTTTGCCATTCAGCCGCGTCCCTCCTCGGAGAAAATCGCAGCAATCGCAGAGAAGCTGGACCTGAAAAAGAACGTGGTGCGGGTCTGGTTTTGCAACCAGCGACAGAAACAGAAACGAATGAAATACTCTGCATGCGTCTAA